In the genome of Mercenaria mercenaria strain notata unplaced genomic scaffold, MADL_Memer_1 contig_4513, whole genome shotgun sequence, one region contains:
- the LOC128553935 gene encoding E3 ubiquitin-protein ligase DZIP3-like yields the protein MATAQVSQNRVYLFRLQTLIIDGGTTVVRNIFDEKSANVPLNILLHNEKATINRLRAGKTITRTQFYLLYPQSGQFPTTADFDITLSICLLRNLKCCGLNKHFAWNAIPQAGDTSLEADICRLRMFRNDIAHISSTTSITQNTFTHKWLEIEQVLNRLNTCVQNPVQNLQQQFNAYKNSPLDEEAEKRIDGEIKKWRKFEKGLESEMQLVKKDVQEVKHEVGNVKEDVHAVKEKVDNVKEDVHAVKEKVDNVKEDVHAVKEKVDIVKEEVHDVAEKVDAVQEKIDELENEKRAQGGSKKAVGKAPNIIQRVFERIYMPWKIKSNLALDHSIKYNCITVCRESLWVSF from the exons ATGGCAACAGCACAAGTATCACAAAACCGAGTTTACCTTTTCCGACTCCAAACATTGATTATAGATGGAGGGACTACAGTCGTTAGGAATATATTTGATGAGAAGAGCGCAAATGTTCCACTTAATATTCTTCTACATAACGAAAAGGCCACAATAAATCGTCTTAGGGCGGGTAAAACAATAACCCGGACACAATTTTATTTGCTGTATCCACAGAGCGGTCAGTTCCCAACTACAGCTGACTTTGATATCACTCTGTCTATATGTTTGCTACGGAACCTGAAATGCTGcggtttaaataaacattttgcttGGAATGCGATACCACAGGCAGGAGATACTTCACTAGAAGCAGATATATGTCGATTGAGAATGTTCAGAAATGAT ATAGCTCACATTTCCTCTACGACTAGTATCACGCAGAACACCTTTACGCACAAATGGTTGGAAATTGAGCAG GTACTCAATCGACTGAATACATGCGTTCAAAATCCTGTTCAAAATCTACAACAACAATTTAATGCATACAAAAATAGTCCCCTGGATGAAGAGGCTGAAAAAAGAATTGATGGGGAAATTAAGAAGTGGCGAAAATTTGAGAAAGGATTAGAAAGTGAAATGCAACTTGTAAAGAAAGACGTACAAGAAGTAAAACACGAGGTTGGCAACGTAAAAGAAGACGTTCATGCAGTCAAAGAGAAGGTGGACAACGTAAAAGAAGACGTTCATGCAGTCAAAGAGAAGGTGGACAACGTAAAAGAAGACGTTCATGCAGTCAAAGAGAAGGTGGACATCGTAAAAGAAGAGGTACATGATGTTGCAGAAAAAGTTGATGCTGTTCAAGAAAAAATTGATGAACTGGAAAATGAAAAGAGAGCTCAAG GAGGATCAAAGAAAGCAGTAGGAAAGGCGCCGAACATCATACAAAGAGTTTTCGAGAGAATATATATGCCCtggaaaataaaaagtaatttagCTTTAGATCATTCTATAAAATATAACTGTATCACTGTATGTAGAGAGTCCCTCTGGGTTAGCTTCTGA